The Bacteroides ovatus genomic interval GCTTGCTGTCTGTTTCAACAAATTAGTAATGGCTTCTTTGGCTTTATCAGTTTGAGTTGTTCCGCTGACATTGACTACCAATATAGTAGAACTATTGAAAACAAGCAAACCGCTGTTCATCGTTGTAAAACTGTAACCGTCAGCTTCGCCTACCGGTTGGCAGATCTGTTCTTTTGCCATCACGTCGAGTGAAGCATGCAACTTATCTTCATTGTTCACTTTACCTACAACAGTAGGATAAGGGAAAGAAGATGAAGAGAACACATAGAATGGAGATTCAACATCGATTCCCGATTCGCCCGGATTCTTCATAACCTTTTCCAGTTGTTGGAATGTGGCCGCATTCATTCCGCTTTTCAGTGCTTCCAGTACTTTTTGTTTAGCAGCTTCATTCTCTTTATCATCCAATCCCGCTTTGCTTGCGAGGGATTTAAGGTTGATAGAGGCAACTACCGAAGCGTCAGCCGGTATCACATTTGTATATTCCGATGTTTTGGAACATGCTGCCAGAAAAACAATCAGTACTGCCAGTACCGAGAGTCGTGAAATCGTTTTCTTTGCCATACTTATGTTATTTAAAAGTTGTATAATCATTGATTCAGACATTTACTGCTGTTATTGATTTTGCAGATTCAGCGTGTGGCAGGCCACCAATGCCGCTGTTTCTGTACGGAGCCGTGATTTGCCGAGACTAATCGGAACGAATCCCCGTTCGATGGCCTTCTTCACTTCTTCTTCACTGAAATCTCCCTCGGGACCTATCAGGACAAGGGCGTCTTCTCCTGGTTTCAGAACATTCTTCAATAGAGGTTTCTCCCCTTCATAACAGTGGGCGATAAACTTCTGTCCTTTAAACTCCTGCCTGATGAACTGATCGAACTCAATCATTTCGTTCAATTTTGGCAGTCGTGCCTTGAGAGATTGTTTGATGGCTGATACCAGAATCTTTTCAATCCGTTCGGTCTTGATGACTTTACGTTCCGAGAAACGGCAGTTGAGGAAAGTCAGTTCGTTAAAACCTATTTCGGTAGCTTTCTCTGCAAACCATTCGTTGCGGTCCATATTCTTCGTTGGTGCCATGGCAATGTGTAAATGGCACGGCCATAACGGTTCCTGAAAAATGGTTTCTTTGATGTTTACGAAACAACGTTTGTTGGTTGCAACAGTAATTTCAGCTTTGTAGAAGTTACCCTTACCGTCGGTAAGCGTGATTTCGTCTCCGATACTTAGCCGCAGAACAC includes:
- a CDS encoding 16S rRNA (uracil(1498)-N(3))-methyltransferase is translated as MHVFYTPDIQKSNELPEEEAQHCIRVLRLSIGDEITLTDGKGNFYKAEITVATNKRCFVNIKETIFQEPLWPCHLHIAMAPTKNMDRNEWFAEKATEIGFNELTFLNCRFSERKVIKTERIEKILVSAIKQSLKARLPKLNEMIEFDQFIRQEFKGQKFIAHCYEGEKPLLKNVLKPGEDALVLIGPEGDFSEEEVKKAIERGFVPISLGKSRLRTETAALVACHTLNLQNQ